TGCACTTGGACGTGCTCGCGCACCACATTGCGATCGCCGATGCGCAAGAAACTCTCCTGCCCGCTGAACGCGAGATCTTCCGGCTCGACCCCGAGCGCCGCACCGGGGTGAATGACGTTGTCGGCGCCAATGGTCGTCATCCCCGTAAGGTACGCCTGCGCAATCACCCGCGTGCGCGGGCCGATGACCACCGGGCCGTCGATGACGCTGTAGGGACCAATCTCGGCGCTGGCGTCGATCTGCGCGCGCGGATCGATGATCGCAGTCGGATGGATCACGAGCGCACACGCGGCAGTGATCGTTCAGGCCCTGCCTCCCGGCGAACCCTTTCACTCATCGTCGGTTCCGGAGCCGCCCTCCGACTCGTCGCCCGCCTGCGCACCGGGAACGCGATAGCGCTCGCCCAACCAGTTGCCCAGATCGATCATGCGACAGCGCTCCGAGCAGAACGGGCGCGCGGGGTTGTCGTCCCACGCACACTCCTGGTGGCAAATCGGGCAGCGCACGCTCCGCGGCATGGCGTCTATAAAGCGCAGCGCGGCGGCGGGGTCAAAGGGCGTAGCCGTCCGGTAAGCATCTGCCGTCAACTGCATCCGAATAGGCGGGCACTTCGTCAGAAGCCTGACAGCACAGCTCGCACACGACATCGCGCGTGAATGCGAAGTGCGATGCGGTGTCGCGCAACTCGTGAGTGTCAACTTTTCCGCGCCGAGCACAGACCGCCAGCGCGATGACGAAACGCTCCCAGAGGTCGGGCGCGGCACGTCCGCTGCTCTGCGTAGGGGTATGCGTCGGCGCGTATTCATCGCAATGCTGGCCCTGTTCTGCGGCGGCGCCGCGCACGCCCAATCATCTGCTCGGTTGCTGGTGCAAACGAAAGCGGGCGTGTCCGCCACCGAGCTACACGCGTTGTTCGGAGCGCACGGGTTGAGCCGCGTCCAACGCATTCGGCGGATTCGTCTGCACGTGCTCGCCGCCGCA
The genomic region above belongs to Deltaproteobacteria bacterium and contains:
- a CDS encoding DNA gyrase inhibitor YacG translates to MDAMPRSVRCPICHQECAWDDNPARPFCSERCRMIDLGNWLGERYRVPGAQAGDESEGGSGTDDE